Proteins from a genomic interval of Odocoileus virginianus isolate 20LAN1187 ecotype Illinois unplaced genomic scaffold, Ovbor_1.2 Unplaced_Contig_20, whole genome shotgun sequence:
- the LOC110149217 gene encoding olfactory receptor 52P1, translating to MESPNHTSLDSSVFVLTGIPGLEQFHLWLSLPVCLLGAATVVGNTTILAVIATEPALHKPMYLFLCMLSTVDLAASFSTVPKLLAILWCGAGHISASACLAQMFFIHAFCMMESTVLLAMAFDRYVAICHPLRYTTVLTDTIIARIGVAAMVRGSILMLPCPFLIQRLSFCQSHVIPHTYCEHMAVVKLACGDTRPNRVYGLTAALLVIGVDLFCIGLFYSLIARAVLCLSSHEARSKALGTCGSHVCVILISYTPALFSFFTHRFGHHVPLHIHILLANVYLLFPPALNPMVYGVKTKEIRERVVRVFQKGQGTGLKALE from the coding sequence ATGGAGTCTCCTAACCACACTTCCCTGGACTCTTCTGTTTTCGTCCTCACGGGCATCCCGGGTCTGGAGCAGTTCCACCTGTGGCTTTCACTCCCTGTGTGCCTCCTGGGCGCAGCCACAGTTGTGGGTAACACAACCATCCTGGCGGTCATTGCCACCGAGCCGGCCCTGCACAAGCCCATGTACTTGTTCCTGTGTATGCTCTCCACCGTCGACTTGGCTGCCTCTTTCTCCACAGTCCCCAAGCTCCTGGCCATCCTCTGGTGTGGAGCCGGACACATATCTGCCTCTGCATGCCTGGCGCAGATGTTCTTCATTCATGCTTTCTGCATGATGGAATCCACTGTGTTGCTGGCCATGGCCTTTGATCGTTACGTGGCCATTTGCCACCCACTCCGCTATACCACTGTCCTCACTGACACCATCATTGCCCGCATTGGGGTGGCAGCTATGGTGCGAGGTTCCATTCTCATGCTCCCGTGCCCCTTCCTCATTCAGCGCTTGAGCTTCTGCCAAAGCCATGTGATCCCGCACACCTACTGCGAGCACATGGCTGTAGTGAAGCTAGCCTGTGGAGACACCAGGCCTAATCGTGTTTATGGGCTGACGGCAGCACTTCTGGTCATTGGTGTGGACTTGTTTTGCATTGGTCTTTTCTATTCCCTCATTGCACGAGCTGTCCTTTGCCTCTCATCTCATGAAGCTCGGTCCAAGGCCCTAGGGACCTGTGGTTCTCATGTCTGTGTCATCCTAATCTCTTATAcacctgccctcttctctttttttacccATCGCTTTGGCCACCATGTTCCACTCCACATTCACATTCTTTTGGCCAATGTGTATCTGCTCTTTCCACCTGCTCTTAACCCTATGGTATACGGAGTTAAGACCAAAGAAATTCGGGAAAGGGTTGTCAGGGTGTTTCAAAAGGGGCAGGGAACTGGGCTTAAGGCATTGGAGTGA